The proteins below come from a single Mytilus edulis chromosome 5, xbMytEdul2.2, whole genome shotgun sequence genomic window:
- the LOC139525143 gene encoding QRFP-like peptide receptor, translated as MSGDEHLGDIPGLTLSLSLMCIFAVCLNILLATGILFSKKQQYSSVELFIVNLCISDILLAGVAVPVRINNASHKGESFVGGDAVCKLVMFLPLLTVSSSIYTMVAIAVDRYKEILKLKKLTTERTSNIVLGTWIWSLVISSPQLYEYSTYRKEEDEYNITSCGAHGIVENFETLYACFAIVLSYAVPLIIITICYFKIMRYVWKVGKTSSENDIQVLKRMKVVKILLLITIVFILLWSPFFVLFGMEEILGLDDTLHTASWTQVAKKVLVVMSTMSNPIIYFASNSIFRRQILKFLTCGKVQLSRVNPEAVDETF; from the exons ATGTCAGGGGATGAACACCTAGGGGATATTCCTGGATTAACGCTTTCATTATCATTGATGTGTATATTTGCTGtatgtttaaacattttattagCCACAGGCATATTGTTTTCCAAAAAACAACAATATTCTTCAGTAGAACTGTTCATCGTCAACTTGTGTATAAGTGATATTCTTCTTGCTGGAGTTGCTGTTCCAGTAAGGATAAACAACGCATCTCATAAAGGGGAAAGTTTTGTTGGAG GTGATGCAGTCTGCAAGCTGGTAATGTTTCTTCCCCTCCTGACAGTATCGTCATCGATCTATACAATGGTTGCCATTGctgttgatagatacaaagaaatactaaaattaaagaaGTTGACTACAGAGAGAACATCAAACATCGTTCTGGGAACATGGATTTGGAGTCTCGTTATCAGTTCACCTCAGCTTTACGAATACAGCACCTACCGGAAAGAAGAAGATGAATACAATATTACATCATGCGGAGCACATGGCATTGTTGAAAATTTTGAAACACTGTACGCATGCTTTGCTATTGTCCTTTCGTACGCTGTACCCTTGATAATCATCACAATCTGTTATTTTAAGATAATGCGCTACGTCTGGAAAGTCGGGAAAACTTCATCTGAAAACGACATACAAGTTCTCAAGCGAATGAAGGTTGTCAAAATTCTTCTACTGATAACAATTGTATTCATCCTATTGTGGTCACCATTTTTCGTTTTGTTTGGGATGGAG GAAATACTTGGTTTAGATGATACACTTCATACAGCATCATGGACACAGGTGGCCAAGAAAGTGCTGGTTGTTATGAGTACGATGTCGAATCCAATCATCTACTTTGCCTCTAATTCGATATTTAGAAGACAAATCTTGAAATTTCTGACATGCGGAAAAGTGCAGTTAAGTAGAGTTAATCCTGAAGCCGTAGATGAAACATTTTAA
- the LOC139525144 gene encoding uncharacterized protein has product MASIEQFEELKSLILGVDKKVKVFSEQLTKVERNLTSMIHEVKADAKVLNVKFETSQKEIKTLRHDFTELEKGVQGMDLQLQELENEKLFKQKIDLQQQIDELKEKAILLEKHDRKYNILIYGIDDSNPEENVYATTRKLFSEKLLRDAPKANSMPIANAHRVPTRGKGPKPILVRFVHFGDKQLVMSKAYNLKGTKIRLLDDLPVSMKEERFLLSHNAFTIRKRDKVQTRIRAKGAHMTLETRKNNTENWSLWE; this is encoded by the coding sequence ATGGCATCAATAGAACAATTTGAGGAATTAAAATCCCTTATTTTGGGTGTGGATAAGAAGGTCAAAGTTTTTTCGGAACAGTTAACTAAAGTCGAACGTAACCTTACGAGTATGATACATGAGGTTAAAGCCGATGCTAAAGTCCTCAATGTTAAGTTTGAAACGTcgcaaaaagaaataaaaactcTTAGACATGATTTTACAGAGCTAGAAAAAGGTGTCCAAGGTATGGACTTACAGCTTCAAGAATTAGAAAATGAAAAgctattcaaacaaaaaattgatTTGCAACAACAAATTGATGAGCTTAAagaaaaggccattttactcgaaAAGCATGACAGGAAATATAATATACTTATTTATGGTATAGATGACAGCAATCCAGAGGAAAATGTCTATGCAACAACACGAAAGCTATTCTCCGAAAAGTTGCTAAGAGATGCTCCAAAAGCCAATTCCATGCCGATTGCTAACGCGCATAGAGTTCCAACACGTGGGAAGGGCCCAAAGCCTATTCTTGTTCGTTTTGTACATTTTGGGGATAAACAACTTGTAATGTCCAAAGCCTATAACTTGAAGGGAACAAAGATTCGCCTACTAGATGACCTGCCAGTTTCTATGAAGGAGGAAAGATTCTTGTTATCTCATAACGCATTCACAATTAGAAAAAGGGACAAAGTGCAAACACGTATTAGAGCAAAAGGGGCCCATATGACTTTAGAGACCCGTaaaaacaacacagaaaattGGTCGTTATGGGAATAA